The following proteins come from a genomic window of Nocardioides albertanoniae:
- a CDS encoding serine/arginine repetitive matrix protein 2, with product MSFVDSEGLRSLLFRLYGAGPDAWRDDPEVAELMAYTMEKYGALARRHGFEPADAAAAAYEVLRTRPVRKAEDPWAVVTHAVQLTMSAEDRAAGLLCAEARVRKADLAGFHDAQRLSDREHSLADYHPAFQVAPAHDLAILLADAERAKREQEKENAAKAHRDHEAHDGGEEPDADAVGNVDEPVEDKPEKEAPNAFFALDQIVEILVEFGWPEQTARAAMEYIGSRLMMSGTRQAAYERLRRERQPWLRFDLDLEVWGTLLRAVLGSPDPDRAKTLTGKGMWWRFCKGHETEQVLADTSLRRALVTSARYVRRRRSHV from the coding sequence ATGAGCTTCGTCGACTCCGAGGGACTGCGGTCCCTGCTCTTCCGGCTCTACGGCGCCGGCCCCGACGCCTGGCGTGATGATCCCGAGGTAGCCGAACTGATGGCGTACACGATGGAGAAGTACGGCGCTCTGGCCCGCCGCCACGGGTTCGAGCCCGCAGACGCGGCCGCCGCGGCCTACGAGGTACTTCGGACCCGTCCCGTGCGGAAAGCCGAGGATCCGTGGGCCGTGGTCACCCACGCGGTTCAGCTCACGATGAGCGCCGAGGACCGCGCGGCCGGACTGCTCTGTGCGGAGGCTCGCGTGCGGAAGGCTGACCTGGCTGGGTTCCACGATGCCCAGCGACTCAGCGACCGCGAGCACTCCCTGGCCGACTACCACCCAGCCTTCCAAGTGGCGCCCGCCCACGATCTCGCCATCCTTCTCGCTGATGCCGAGCGGGCGAAGAGGGAACAGGAGAAGGAGAACGCAGCCAAGGCTCACCGAGATCACGAGGCCCACGACGGCGGCGAGGAACCTGACGCAGACGCCGTCGGAAACGTCGATGAGCCGGTCGAGGATAAGCCCGAGAAGGAAGCCCCGAACGCGTTCTTCGCGCTCGACCAGATTGTCGAGATTCTCGTCGAGTTCGGCTGGCCGGAGCAGACCGCACGCGCGGCGATGGAGTACATCGGATCGCGGCTGATGATGTCGGGCACCAGGCAGGCGGCGTACGAACGCCTGCGCCGCGAACGCCAGCCATGGCTCCGGTTCGACCTCGACCTGGAAGTCTGGGGGACGCTCCTGCGCGCGGTTCTGGGCTCACCGGACCCCGACCGAGCCAAGACCCTCACTGGCAAGGGCATGTGGTGGAGGTTCTGCAAGGGCCACGAGACCGAGCAGGTCCTCGCCGACACCTCCCTGCGCCGGGCGCTGGTGACCTCAGCCCGCTACGTACGTCGCAGGAGGTCCCATGTCTGA